Proteins encoded together in one Rhizobium bangladeshense window:
- a CDS encoding uracil-DNA glycosylase, whose translation MGQVETFVERIAAVKLENCFNPYADTCEIFDRRSAPLIRRQNLLRILCALGAAGEIDVWVGRDLGYRGGRRTGLALTDEHSLELYAFHLKVFSLERSTHGPPVKERTAASVYRVLTAVNIPILTWNVFPLHPHESGKPMSNRQHTRSEAELGFSFLEELCTSFPVRNLIAIGNDAAVWTQRLAPRNLCVRHPSYGGQTIFLKQMNEIYGQRIESYGQGGAI comes from the coding sequence ATGGGCCAGGTTGAGACCTTCGTAGAGCGGATCGCAGCTGTAAAGCTGGAGAACTGCTTCAATCCTTATGCAGATACATGTGAGATATTTGATCGACGATCAGCACCTTTAATCAGACGACAGAATTTGCTGCGCATCCTGTGCGCGTTGGGCGCTGCCGGTGAGATTGATGTCTGGGTGGGTCGGGATTTGGGCTATAGGGGCGGTAGAAGGACAGGTCTTGCTCTCACCGACGAACATAGTTTGGAACTCTATGCTTTCCACCTTAAAGTTTTTTCGCTCGAGCGATCCACGCATGGTCCTCCGGTGAAAGAGAGAACGGCGGCGAGCGTGTATCGAGTGCTCACCGCCGTGAACATACCGATCCTGACGTGGAATGTATTTCCTCTACATCCTCACGAAAGTGGCAAGCCGATGTCAAATCGCCAGCACACTCGCTCTGAAGCGGAACTGGGATTTAGTTTTCTGGAGGAACTCTGCACTTCGTTCCCGGTGAGAAATCTCATTGCTATCGGCAATGACGCTGCCGTCTGGACGCAGCGTTTGGCACCTCGAAATCTTTGTGTGCGTCACCCCAGTTACGGGGGGCAGACAATTTTCCTGAAGCAGATGAACGAGATTTATGGACAGCGCATAGAGAGCTACGGTCAAGGGGGAGCGATCTAA
- a CDS encoding SOS response-associated peptidase: protein MCGRIYVKTSLEELISNFPFAVRGGDIDELGNRFPRWNGAPSLDYPIIIRDVVREPDMVGPIFVSARWDLLPSWAKPGGRPPPVNVRCESIASSGVFRAAYRSRRCLVPINGFFEWKDIHGTGKNKQPYAIAMKDGSAFALAGIWESWKDENGISMRNFAFVTCEPNEMMAEIHDRMPVILHREDYERWLSPEPDPNDLMRPFPAELMTIWTIGRGVGSPRNDGPEILEEVEDDPEPALL, encoded by the coding sequence ATGTGCGGACGCATATACGTCAAGACCTCGCTTGAAGAACTGATCAGCAATTTCCCATTTGCGGTCAGGGGCGGGGATATTGACGAGCTGGGAAATCGCTTTCCCCGATGGAATGGCGCGCCGTCGTTGGATTACCCCATCATCATCAGGGACGTCGTGCGCGAGCCGGACATGGTAGGGCCCATCTTCGTGTCGGCACGCTGGGACCTGCTGCCCTCCTGGGCCAAGCCCGGGGGCCGCCCGCCGCCGGTCAATGTCCGCTGCGAGAGCATCGCTTCCAGTGGCGTGTTTCGCGCGGCATACCGCTCGCGCCGGTGCCTGGTGCCGATTAACGGCTTCTTCGAGTGGAAGGACATTCATGGCACGGGCAAGAACAAGCAGCCCTATGCGATCGCGATGAAGGACGGCTCTGCCTTCGCGCTCGCCGGCATCTGGGAAAGCTGGAAAGATGAGAACGGCATCTCGATGCGCAACTTCGCCTTCGTCACCTGCGAGCCGAACGAGATGATGGCTGAGATCCATGACCGCATGCCCGTCATCCTGCATCGCGAGGATTATGAACGCTGGCTGTCGCCGGAGCCGGATCCGAACGATCTGATGAGGCCTTTCCCGGCCGAGCTGATGACGATATGGACGATCGGACGGGGCGTCGGCTCGCCCAGGAATGACGGGCCCGAGATCCTCGAGGAAGTCGAGGACGATCCGGAGCCGGCGCTGCTCTAG
- a CDS encoding GNAT family N-acetyltransferase: MLELRTDPFPATSELNALFSAAWGSWHSRDFAAILSRSLAHIGAYCDDRLVGFVNVAWDGGIHAFLVDTSVHPDMQRQGIATRMVRLATELARERGAEWLHVNFEPHLTGFYSGCGFRPTEAGLIELA; encoded by the coding sequence ATGCTGGAACTGCGTACAGACCCCTTCCCCGCCACCAGCGAACTGAACGCCCTCTTTTCCGCCGCCTGGGGCAGCTGGCACAGCCGGGATTTCGCGGCCATCCTCTCCCGCAGCCTCGCCCATATCGGCGCTTATTGCGACGACAGGCTCGTCGGCTTTGTCAATGTCGCCTGGGATGGCGGCATCCATGCCTTCCTCGTCGATACATCGGTCCATCCGGACATGCAGAGACAAGGCATCGCGACACGCATGGTCCGCCTAGCAACGGAGCTCGCCCGAGAGCGCGGCGCCGAATGGCTGCATGTCAATTTCGAACCGCACCTCACCGGCTTCTACAGCGGCTGCGGCTTCAGGCCCACCGAAGCAGGACTCATCGAGCTCGCGTAA
- a CDS encoding metal-binding protein: protein MALNILDTNGASITKSGAQFETYDVIRYSAENPLDSVTLVVSGSGTANLADELGSVSANVTGLNGDNAITTGAGNDTISGGGGTDTLSGGAGEDTIFGDTGNDTINGGDGNDTLDGGTGNDTINGGAGNDTIADYYYSTTIPATTIDAGEGEDKIILGSNDGTLTGTINGGEGIDTLSPWTHLANLTIQNVEILEAGGALAGSAAQFESFDKIVVRENPAYDDFIIDLTLTDGAHADLSDELAVRRVHISGTASGIDVATGGGNDRFDGTDGNDIFDGGAGDDTFRGNAGNDQLIGGEGNDQIYGGVGNDVIEGGAGDDTILDGDYFYPDTEVFAIDAGDGNDIVTLDNGYAAQDDTGTIDGGAGDDILQAYNLTGLTIQNFETLETQGGDISGSAAQFESFDRIITYDDPAYHISLTLTDGAHADLSDELATREVYVTGTVSGIDVATGSGDDQLTGTDGDDIFDGNAGNDTLYGHAGNDELTGGEGNDKIYDDIGNDVITGGAGDDTIVDGNDFYADTEVFKIDAGDGNDTVTLANANDFENSGIVDGGAGTDTLQAYNLTGIMIQHFEILETRLANVVGTAAQFESFDRIVVDNEPDHEDYSVNLVLADSAHADLFDELGSRSAYIVGNGSSIDVKTGSGNDDLQGAAGNDIFDSGAGNDWIYTAAGNDIIKSGAGDDTITDGDLRTHVELFDIEAGSGNDTVNITGANFTSSGTIDGGADIDTLQAGILVGLTVKNFEILATLGAYAVGSAAQFEGFEQIVVSNGPASEGEVISLRLADSAHADLSDELANRSASISGTVFGIDVRTGGGNDVFTGTGGNDIFDGSAGDDTAVFSGNFANYSFALDNGDHILTSEQEGMDTLRNIELARFADGIYDFATETFKPNNSEPTNIQLSKTALSEDTPIWTTVGLLSAKDADGDPLTYTLLDGAGDHFRIKGNRVVTSKALDYETAKSHTIKVAVSDGKVTVEKDITISVLDVNEAPVNQAPIKLSFSRSSISENVAIGTSVGLLSAVDPEGGAVKWRLTDDADGIFKLVGNKIQMKAAIDYESTHSLTFTAEAYDAAGNTTSHDFTLAVKDVFELSSSSLLHDALI, encoded by the coding sequence ATGGCCCTGAATATTCTGGACACGAACGGTGCATCGATCACCAAGAGCGGCGCTCAGTTCGAAACGTACGACGTCATCCGCTATTCCGCTGAAAACCCTCTCGATTCAGTCACTCTCGTCGTCTCAGGTAGCGGCACGGCAAATCTGGCGGATGAACTCGGCTCGGTCTCCGCAAACGTGACGGGATTGAACGGCGACAATGCGATCACAACCGGGGCCGGCAACGACACTATATCGGGTGGCGGCGGCACAGACACGCTGAGCGGCGGTGCCGGCGAGGACACGATCTTCGGCGACACCGGTAATGATACGATTAATGGCGGCGACGGCAACGACACGCTGGACGGCGGCACCGGCAACGACACAATCAACGGCGGCGCTGGCAACGACACGATAGCCGATTACTACTATTCCACCACCATACCGGCAACGACGATCGACGCGGGGGAAGGTGAGGACAAGATAATTCTGGGGTCGAACGACGGAACGCTGACCGGCACAATCAATGGCGGCGAAGGGATCGATACGCTTTCCCCCTGGACCCACCTTGCCAATCTTACGATTCAGAACGTTGAAATCCTCGAAGCGGGAGGAGCGCTTGCCGGATCAGCAGCGCAATTCGAAAGCTTCGACAAGATCGTCGTCCGCGAGAATCCGGCCTACGACGATTTTATCATCGACTTGACCTTGACGGATGGCGCTCATGCCGACCTCTCCGATGAACTGGCAGTCCGCCGGGTCCACATCAGCGGCACGGCCTCCGGCATTGACGTAGCCACCGGAGGCGGTAATGACCGGTTCGATGGCACCGATGGTAACGACATCTTCGACGGCGGCGCCGGCGACGACACGTTCCGCGGCAATGCCGGAAATGATCAGTTGATCGGCGGCGAAGGTAACGACCAAATCTACGGCGGCGTCGGGAACGACGTCATCGAGGGCGGAGCGGGCGACGACACGATCCTCGACGGCGATTATTTTTACCCGGACACCGAAGTCTTCGCTATAGATGCGGGCGACGGCAACGACATCGTGACTCTGGACAATGGTTACGCTGCTCAGGATGACACCGGAACAATCGACGGCGGCGCCGGCGACGACATCTTGCAAGCCTACAATCTGACCGGTCTGACGATCCAGAATTTCGAGACCCTTGAAACGCAGGGGGGCGACATTTCCGGTTCGGCTGCCCAGTTCGAAAGCTTCGACAGGATTATCACCTATGACGATCCGGCCTACCACATCTCCTTGACTTTGACGGACGGTGCTCATGCCGATCTCTCCGACGAGCTGGCGACCCGTGAGGTCTACGTCACGGGAACCGTATCTGGTATCGACGTTGCGACCGGCAGCGGCGACGACCAACTGACTGGGACCGACGGCGACGACATTTTTGACGGCAACGCCGGCAACGATACGCTCTACGGCCATGCTGGCAACGACGAGTTGACTGGTGGCGAAGGCAACGACAAAATCTATGACGATATCGGCAACGACGTCATCACGGGCGGCGCAGGCGATGATACGATCGTTGATGGCAATGACTTTTACGCCGACACGGAAGTCTTCAAGATCGACGCGGGCGACGGCAATGATACCGTAACATTGGCCAATGCCAACGACTTCGAGAATTCAGGAATAGTCGACGGTGGCGCCGGCACGGACACGCTGCAGGCCTATAACCTTACTGGCATAATGATCCAACACTTCGAAATCCTTGAAACGCGTCTAGCCAACGTGGTTGGTACCGCAGCGCAATTCGAGAGCTTTGACAGGATCGTCGTCGACAACGAACCAGACCACGAAGACTATAGCGTTAATTTGGTATTGGCGGACAGTGCGCATGCTGATCTTTTCGACGAGCTGGGAAGCCGCTCTGCCTACATCGTTGGCAACGGGTCCAGCATCGACGTCAAGACCGGCAGCGGTAACGACGACCTTCAAGGCGCCGCTGGCAACGACATCTTTGACAGTGGCGCTGGTAACGACTGGATCTATACCGCTGCCGGCAACGACATCATCAAAAGCGGCGCAGGCGACGATACTATAACCGATGGCGACTTGCGCACCCACGTTGAACTCTTCGATATTGAAGCGGGCAGCGGCAACGATACGGTCAACATCACCGGAGCCAACTTTACCTCCTCAGGAACGATCGACGGCGGCGCCGACATCGATACGCTGCAAGCCGGCATTCTTGTCGGGCTTACGGTCAAGAATTTCGAAATCTTGGCTACGCTGGGAGCCTATGCTGTAGGTTCCGCCGCTCAGTTCGAAGGTTTCGAGCAGATCGTCGTTTCCAATGGACCAGCCTCTGAGGGCGAGGTCATCTCCTTGAGATTGGCTGACTCCGCCCATGCGGATCTATCAGACGAACTGGCAAACCGCTCGGCCTCCATCAGCGGCACCGTTTTCGGCATCGACGTCAGGACCGGTGGCGGCAATGACGTCTTTACAGGCACTGGCGGCAACGACATTTTCGACGGCAGCGCCGGAGATGACACTGCCGTCTTCTCCGGCAATTTCGCCAACTATTCCTTCGCGCTGGACAATGGCGATCACATCCTGACGAGCGAGCAGGAGGGCATGGATACGCTGCGTAACATCGAACTCGCGCGTTTTGCCGATGGCATCTATGATTTCGCCACTGAGACCTTCAAACCCAACAACTCTGAACCGACCAATATCCAGCTGTCGAAAACCGCCCTGTCCGAGGACACGCCGATCTGGACCACGGTCGGTCTGCTCAGCGCCAAGGATGCTGACGGCGATCCCCTCACATACACGCTGCTCGACGGCGCGGGCGATCACTTCCGGATAAAAGGCAACCGCGTCGTCACCTCGAAGGCGCTGGACTACGAGACGGCCAAGTCGCACACGATCAAGGTGGCCGTCTCCGATGGGAAAGTGACCGTCGAAAAGGACATCACGATCAGCGTCCTCGACGTGAACGAGGCACCGGTCAACCAGGCGCCGATCAAGCTCTCCTTCTCGCGCAGCTCGATCTCCGAGAATGTCGCGATCGGCACCTCGGTCGGCCTTCTCTCCGCCGTCGATCCGGAAGGCGGCGCGGTGAAGTGGCGGCTGACCGATGATGCCGACGGCATCTTCAAGCTCGTCGGCAACAAGATCCAGATGAAGGCCGCGATCGACTACGAAAGCACCCACAGTCTGACCTTCACGGCCGAAGCCTATGACGCGGCCGGAAACACTACCAGCCACGATTTCACGCTGGCTGTGAAGGACGTCTTCGAGCTGTCGTCTTCCAGCCTGCTGCACGACGCTTTGATCTAA
- a CDS encoding DUF3828 domain-containing protein codes for MRLPIIILGLAISAFAALPALAETYKTPKALLKALYSYDTDRSDAEAPSPYSIFFSDHLNKLLQADLDNTPEGDVGAVDFDPVIAGQDGEASNVRIGQPILLDDKAEVEVQFDNGKEVTLFYSLVREHGGWKVDDIADQQGDNPWSLSALLGDAQ; via the coding sequence ATGCGTCTACCCATCATCATCCTCGGCCTTGCTATCTCGGCGTTCGCGGCCCTGCCCGCCTTGGCGGAGACCTACAAGACGCCGAAGGCGCTGCTCAAGGCGCTTTACAGCTACGACACCGACAGGAGCGATGCCGAAGCGCCCTCGCCCTATTCGATCTTCTTTTCAGACCATCTGAACAAGCTTCTCCAGGCCGATCTCGACAACACGCCCGAGGGCGATGTCGGCGCGGTCGATTTCGATCCCGTTATTGCGGGCCAGGACGGGGAGGCAAGCAATGTTAGGATCGGACAGCCGATCCTGTTGGACGACAAGGCCGAGGTGGAAGTACAGTTCGACAACGGCAAGGAGGTGACGCTCTTCTACAGCTTGGTGCGCGAGCATGGCGGCTGGAAGGTCGACGACATCGCCGATCAGCAGGGCGATAATCCCTGGAGCCTGAGTGCACTGCTCGGGGATGCGCAGTAA
- a CDS encoding cold-shock protein translates to MATKGTVKFFNQDKGFGFITPDGGAKDVFVHISALQASGIQSLREGQQVTFDTEPDRMGKGPKAVNISAS, encoded by the coding sequence ATGGCCACCAAAGGCACCGTAAAATTCTTCAACCAGGACAAGGGTTTTGGTTTCATCACGCCGGACGGCGGCGCAAAGGACGTTTTCGTCCACATTTCTGCGCTGCAGGCTTCTGGCATCCAGTCGCTGCGCGAAGGCCAGCAGGTTACCTTCGACACCGAGCCGGACCGCATGGGCAAGGGCCCGAAGGCTGTCAACATCTCGGCTTCGTAA
- the dusA gene encoding tRNA dihydrouridine(20/20a) synthase DusA: MTAKRPIFAVAPMIDWTDRHCRYFHRQISRQALLYTEMVVADAIIHGPRERLLGHDAAEHPLALQLGGSDPAKLGEAVKLAEPYGYDEINLNVGCPSDRVQSGTFGACLMLTPETVAECVAAMKAVATVPVTVKCRIGVDQQEPEEALPALIGRVLDAGADAIWIHARKAWLKGLSPKENREIPPLDYEIVYRMKQRWPDVFIGINGGVRTLDEAETHLAHVDGVMLGRAAYQNAAILSDVDRRFFGAPVAEPDWQTLCDRMMAYAESHIAAGGRLQHVARHMVGLFTGLPGSRRYRQILSTDAAKSGAGPEVLAAAFAAVDFSGMEPHAVSA; this comes from the coding sequence ATGACTGCTAAGAGGCCGATATTCGCGGTGGCACCGATGATCGACTGGACGGATCGGCATTGCCGCTATTTCCACCGCCAGATCAGCCGCCAGGCGCTGCTTTATACCGAGATGGTGGTGGCTGACGCGATCATCCACGGACCGCGGGAACGCCTGCTCGGCCATGACGCCGCCGAGCATCCGCTTGCGCTGCAGCTCGGCGGTTCTGACCCGGCCAAACTCGGCGAGGCGGTGAAGCTCGCCGAACCCTATGGCTATGACGAAATCAACCTCAATGTCGGCTGCCCCTCCGACCGTGTGCAATCGGGTACCTTCGGCGCATGCCTGATGCTGACGCCGGAGACGGTGGCCGAATGCGTCGCGGCAATGAAGGCGGTCGCGACCGTGCCCGTGACGGTGAAATGCCGGATCGGCGTCGACCAGCAGGAGCCGGAAGAGGCCCTGCCAGCACTTATTGGTCGCGTGCTCGATGCCGGCGCCGACGCGATCTGGATCCATGCGCGCAAGGCCTGGCTGAAGGGCTTGAGCCCGAAAGAGAACCGCGAGATCCCGCCGCTCGACTACGAGATCGTCTACCGGATGAAACAGCGCTGGCCCGATGTGTTCATCGGCATCAACGGCGGCGTCCGCACGCTCGACGAGGCCGAAACTCATCTCGCCCATGTTGATGGTGTCATGCTCGGCCGGGCCGCCTATCAGAATGCCGCGATACTTTCCGACGTCGACCGCCGCTTCTTCGGCGCGCCGGTGGCCGAACCCGACTGGCAGACTCTGTGCGACCGGATGATGGCCTATGCCGAGAGCCATATCGCCGCCGGCGGCCGGCTGCAGCACGTGGCCCGCCACATGGTCGGCCTCTTCACCGGCCTGCCCGGTTCACGGCGCTATCGCCAGATCCTCTCCACCGACGCGGCAAAAAGCGGCGCCGGACCGGAAGTGCTGGCGGCCGCCTTTGCGGCGGTGGATTTTTCCGGAATGGAGCCGCACGCGGTCAGCGCCTGA
- a CDS encoding S1C family serine protease, producing MGYMDKDITPQNDGALIDGYSQSIAAAVDTVGPAVSRIERVGSRQGHGSGFAVSPDGLIITNSHVVDDAKVVRITTPDGFITEGRVLGRDVDTDIALIRANASTGAWARLGDSQRLRRGHIAIAIGNPLGFEWTVTAGIISALGRSMRAASGRLMEDVIQTDAALNPGNSGGPLVSSSGEVIGVNTAVIQGAQSIAFAVASNTANFVVSEILRYGQVRRAFIGISGDTIVLPRRVALAAGTVQTTSVRIRRVEPEGPAAKGGLQEGDYILAIDANPVGGVDDIVRLMDGSRIGKETEIMVFSVAGRIEKKVLLPMPRS from the coding sequence ATGGGTTACATGGACAAGGACATAACGCCCCAGAACGACGGGGCGCTGATCGATGGCTATTCGCAATCGATCGCAGCAGCAGTCGACACGGTCGGCCCGGCAGTCAGCCGGATCGAGCGGGTCGGAAGCAGGCAGGGGCACGGGTCCGGCTTTGCCGTCTCGCCCGACGGCCTGATCATTACCAACAGCCATGTCGTCGACGACGCCAAGGTCGTTCGCATCACGACGCCGGACGGATTCATCACCGAAGGCCGGGTGCTCGGGCGGGATGTCGATACCGATATCGCTCTTATTCGCGCCAATGCCAGCACCGGGGCCTGGGCGAGGCTCGGAGATTCCCAGCGTCTGCGCAGGGGCCATATCGCGATCGCGATCGGAAACCCGCTGGGCTTTGAATGGACCGTCACTGCCGGCATCATCTCGGCGCTCGGCCGGTCGATGCGGGCGGCGAGCGGCCGGCTGATGGAGGATGTCATCCAGACCGATGCCGCACTCAATCCCGGCAATTCGGGCGGGCCGCTGGTATCTTCCAGCGGCGAGGTCATCGGCGTCAACACGGCTGTCATCCAAGGCGCACAGAGCATCGCCTTTGCCGTTGCATCGAACACGGCCAATTTCGTGGTGTCGGAGATTCTTCGTTACGGCCAGGTCAGGCGCGCCTTCATAGGTATATCAGGCGATACGATCGTGCTGCCGCGCAGGGTAGCGCTTGCGGCGGGTACGGTTCAGACGACTTCCGTTCGCATCCGGCGTGTCGAACCGGAAGGCCCGGCGGCGAAGGGCGGGCTGCAGGAGGGCGATTACATCCTCGCCATCGACGCCAACCCAGTCGGCGGCGTTGACGATATCGTCAGGTTGATGGATGGCAGCAGGATCGGCAAAGAGACGGAGATTATGGTGTTCTCAGTGGCCGGCCGGATCGAGAAGAAGGTATTGCTGCCGATGCCGCGGTCATGA
- a CDS encoding alpha/beta fold hydrolase, with protein sequence MNTVTTKDGVEIFYKDWGPKSAQPIMFHHGWPLSSDDWDAQMLYFLDKGYRVVAHDRRGHGRSTQVGDGHDMDHYAADAAAVVEHLDLRNTVHVGHSTGGGEATHYVARHGQPQGRVAKLVIIGAVPPIMVKTEANPGGLPIEVFDDLRRQLAANRAQFYHDLPAGPFYSFNRPGAKVSEPVINNWWRQGMIGGAKAHYDGIKAFSETDFTEDLKIITVPTLVMHGDDDQIVPIADSALLSSKLLQNATLKVYEKFPHGMCTTHADIINPDILAFIKG encoded by the coding sequence ATGAACACAGTCACAACCAAGGACGGCGTTGAGATTTTCTATAAGGATTGGGGGCCGAAGAGCGCCCAGCCTATCATGTTCCATCACGGCTGGCCGTTGAGCTCCGACGACTGGGACGCGCAGATGCTGTACTTTCTCGATAAGGGCTATCGCGTCGTTGCCCATGATCGGCGTGGCCACGGTCGCTCGACCCAAGTCGGCGACGGCCATGACATGGATCATTATGCCGCCGACGCCGCAGCCGTCGTCGAGCATCTCGATCTCAGGAACACCGTCCATGTCGGCCATTCCACCGGCGGCGGCGAGGCGACCCACTATGTCGCCCGCCACGGCCAGCCGCAAGGCCGGGTCGCCAAGCTCGTCATTATCGGCGCCGTACCGCCCATTATGGTGAAAACCGAAGCCAACCCCGGCGGCCTGCCGATCGAAGTCTTCGACGACCTGCGCAGGCAGCTCGCGGCCAACCGCGCCCAGTTCTATCATGATCTGCCGGCCGGTCCGTTCTACAGCTTTAACCGGCCGGGTGCGAAAGTTTCGGAGCCGGTTATCAACAATTGGTGGCGTCAAGGTATGATCGGGGGCGCCAAGGCGCATTACGACGGTATCAAGGCCTTCTCGGAAACCGACTTCACCGAGGACCTGAAGATCATCACCGTGCCGACCCTGGTCATGCATGGCGACGACGACCAGATCGTGCCGATCGCCGACTCCGCGCTGCTTTCGTCCAAGCTCCTGCAGAATGCTACGCTCAAGGTCTATGAGAAATTCCCGCACGGCATGTGCACGACGCATGCCGATATCATAAACCCCGACATCCTGGCCTTTATCAAGGGCTGA
- a CDS encoding BA14K family protein, producing MNRLAVIALSIATAFSGTPAAAGPAFVPNPVQSGAEPAPANTDARIMTVGCSRFSIVCSRYGDRRRYYGNRRYYRDRHYYRGDRYGWDRRYDRRWRRHDNTGAIIGGLAAGAIIGGIIASQPRAYSSHAEYCYSRYRSYRAWDNTYQPYYGPRRQCR from the coding sequence ATGAACAGGCTCGCCGTCATTGCCTTGTCGATAGCGACGGCCTTCTCCGGAACGCCCGCTGCGGCAGGCCCGGCTTTTGTGCCCAACCCGGTTCAATCGGGGGCCGAGCCGGCGCCGGCAAATACTGATGCCCGGATCATGACCGTCGGTTGCAGCAGGTTCTCGATTGTCTGCTCCCGCTACGGCGATCGCCGCAGATATTACGGTAACCGGCGCTACTATCGCGACCGCCACTATTATCGGGGCGACCGCTATGGCTGGGACCGCCGCTATGACCGCAGGTGGCGGCGCCACGACAATACCGGCGCTATCATAGGTGGCCTTGCGGCAGGCGCCATCATCGGCGGCATCATTGCTTCGCAGCCGCGCGCCTACAGCTCCCATGCCGAATATTGCTATAGCCGCTATCGGTCCTACCGCGCCTGGGACAACACCTATCAGCCGTACTACGGCCCGCGCCGTCAGTGCCGCTAA